From a region of the Desmodus rotundus isolate HL8 chromosome 7, HLdesRot8A.1, whole genome shotgun sequence genome:
- the BDKRB2 gene encoding B2 bradykinin receptor — protein MLSAWKRPTFLSVHEELVPTMVSSSAEMLNVTSEALQPALNGTHVESNGCPHFEWWGWLNTIQAPFLWVLFVLAVLENTFVLSVFCLHKSRCTVAEIYLGNLAVADLILACGLPFWAITIANNFDWLFGEALCRVVNTMAYMNLYSSICFLMLVSIDRYLALVKTMSVGRMRGVRWAKLYSLVIWACALLLSSPMLAFRTMKDYRAEGHNVTACVIIYPSRTWEVFTNMLLNVVGFLLPLSVTTFCTVQIMQVLRNNEMQKFKEIQTERKATVLVLAVLLLFVVCWLPFQISTFLDTLLRLDVLSSCWDEHVIDVFTQIASYVAYSNSCLNPLVYAIVGKRFRKKSREVYQWLCRTEGCVAQPNLTESSMGTMRTSISVDRQIHKLPEWVGSSQ, from the coding sequence TGCCGAAATGCTCAACGTCACCTCGGAAGCCCTTCAGCCTGCTCTCAACGGGACCCATGTGGAGAGCAACGGCTGCCCCCACTTCGAGTGGTGGGGCTGGCTCAACACCATCCAGGCCCCCTTCCTCTGGGTCCTGTTCGTGCTGGCGGTGCTCGAGAACACCTTCGTCCTCAGCGTCTTCTGCCTGCACAAGAGCAGGTGCACAGTGGCGGAGATCTACCTGGGCAACCTGGCTGTGGCCGACCTGATCTTGGCCTGCGGGCTGCCCTTCTGGGCCATTACCATCGCCAACAACTTCGACTGGCTCTTCGGGGAGGCCCTCTGCCGCGTGGTGAACACCATGGCCTACATGAACCTGTACAGCAGCATCTGCTTCCTGATGCTGGTGAGCATCGACCGATACCTGGCCCTGGTGAAAACCATGTCGGTGGGCCGCATGCGCGGCGTGCGCTGGGCCAAACTCTACAGCTTGGTGATCTGGGCGTGCGCGCTGCTCCTGAGCTCGCCCATGCTGGCCTTCCGGACCATGAAGGACTACAGAGCTGAGGGCCACAACGTCACCGCCTGCGTCATCATCTACCCATCCCGCACCTGGGAGGTGTTCACCAACATGCTCCTGAACGTCGTgggcttcctcctgcccctgagcGTCACCACCTTCTGCACGGTGCAGATCATGCAGGTGCTTCGCAACAACGAGATGCAGAAGTTCAAGGAGATCCAGACGGAGAGGAAGGCCACGGTGCTGGTCCTGGCCGTGCTGCTGCTGTTCGTGGTCTGCTGGCTGCCCTTCCAGATCAGCACCTTCCTGGACACGCTGCTGCGCCTGGACGTCCTCTCCAGCTGCTGGGATGAGCACGTCATCGACGTCTTCACGCAGATCGCCTCCTACGTGGCCTACAGCAACAGCTGCCTCAACCCGCTGGTGTATGCCATCGTGGGCAAGCGCTTCCGCAAGAAGTCCCGGGAGGTATACCAGTGGCTCTGCCGGACAGAGGGCTGTGTGGCACAGCCCAATCTGACCGAGAGCTCCATGGGCACGATGCGGACCTCCATCTCGGTGGATCGGCAGATCCACAAACTGCCAGAGTGGGTGGGGAGCAGCCAGTGA